From the genome of Deinococcus sp. JMULE3, one region includes:
- a CDS encoding TolC family protein, producing MTHARTRFLTLSLGLALAAPAAHAQSTPQTVLSAGSAVSAALNTSSDVKTSQANLDKAQAASRAAQADPSTLVAAKLNATNAEKLAQAQVRAAKLGALQSAVGAYAALLEAQENVELQTLQVQVDTRGVQVAQVKLGIGNATTLDVTNAQNTLAASTQTLADARAQLNLAAAKLGTLTGLGSSVRAGSAITAPKLSVTLASLQGGLDRLTSLVGAANDVASAALNVKLADNDFTPARTLQDAKTALANAQRSQDSAEKTAGQTLASAYQAAQNAYELQQVALNREAAAQKTYTQDSARLKSGTISAVELQNTQLSLKKAQYSRLQAQNNVTEALAALSVAAGQNLTGIGGAL from the coding sequence ATGACCCACGCCCGCACCCGATTCCTTACCCTCAGCCTGGGCCTCGCCCTGGCCGCGCCCGCCGCACACGCCCAGAGCACCCCCCAGACTGTCCTCAGCGCCGGGAGTGCCGTCAGCGCCGCGCTGAACACCAGCAGCGACGTCAAGACCTCCCAGGCGAACCTCGACAAGGCCCAGGCCGCCAGCCGCGCCGCGCAGGCCGACCCCAGCACCCTCGTCGCCGCGAAACTGAACGCCACGAACGCCGAGAAGCTCGCGCAGGCGCAGGTCCGCGCCGCGAAACTCGGCGCGCTGCAAAGCGCCGTCGGTGCGTACGCGGCGCTGCTGGAAGCGCAGGAGAACGTCGAACTCCAGACGCTCCAGGTGCAGGTGGACACCAGGGGCGTGCAGGTCGCGCAGGTGAAACTCGGCATCGGGAACGCCACCACCCTGGACGTCACGAACGCACAGAACACCCTGGCCGCCAGCACCCAGACCCTCGCCGACGCCCGCGCGCAGCTGAACCTCGCCGCCGCGAAACTCGGCACCCTGACCGGCCTGGGGAGCAGCGTCCGCGCGGGCAGCGCCATCACCGCGCCCAAACTGAGCGTCACGCTCGCCAGCCTCCAGGGCGGGCTGGACCGGCTGACCAGCCTGGTCGGCGCCGCGAACGACGTCGCCAGCGCCGCGCTGAACGTGAAACTCGCCGACAACGACTTCACGCCCGCCCGGACCCTCCAGGACGCCAAAACGGCCCTGGCGAACGCGCAACGCAGCCAGGACAGCGCCGAGAAGACGGCCGGGCAGACCCTCGCCAGCGCGTACCAGGCGGCGCAGAACGCCTACGAACTCCAGCAGGTCGCCCTGAACCGCGAGGCCGCCGCGCAGAAGACCTACACGCAGGACAGCGCCCGCCTGAAAAGCGGCACGATCAGCGCCGTCGAACTCCAGAACACCCAGCTGAGCCTCAAGAAAGCGCAGTACAGCCGCCTGCAGGCGCAGAACAACGTCACCGAGGCCCTCGCGGCGCTGTCGGTCGCCGCCGGGCAGAATCTCACCGGCATCGGGGGCGCGCTGTGA
- a CDS encoding TolC family protein, translated as MTRPPPPCLLTLALLLGAAHAQTTAPSAAPPDLTLEQAYAQLAQAPSVTRAALSVQVAQQNLQAARAALGLTVSVSGSASYAGPTTTTATDGTTTAVGSSLSGTAGANVSLGLLPWSSAQSSLRASERSLALAQANLRDATLSTQLNVAQAYFSAALATQDITLATRTLELRQRQLTVAQTQQAAGNATAETVLNAQNAVQTAQSSLTQAQASLDSARRTLDATLGTTLGGVTFSTRPDDTLTLPDLSALVARARTGSSDVISAQNALASAQETLEADQRDARLPDLTASVGYGGGAAGTVSATLNVRQGTLGGSYSLPLGDRAGGSASRLTASVSGSYVVYSPAQQAALSAAQASVTQAGLALTVAQQNAELDVRSRFVTVQTNLNAVQTRAAQVQAAGLAVQTAQARLDAGTGTADDLAAATLSLAQAERDLLSARITAQLSLTQLLNAAGGPQ; from the coding sequence ATGACCCGCCCCCCCCCGCCTTGCCTGCTCACGCTGGCCCTGCTGCTCGGCGCCGCGCACGCCCAGACCACCGCGCCGTCCGCCGCGCCCCCCGACCTCACCCTGGAGCAGGCCTACGCGCAGCTGGCCCAGGCCCCCAGCGTCACCCGCGCCGCGCTGAGCGTGCAGGTCGCGCAGCAGAACCTCCAGGCGGCCCGCGCCGCGCTGGGCCTGACTGTCAGTGTCAGCGGCAGCGCCAGCTACGCCGGGCCGACGACCACCACCGCCACCGACGGCACCACCACCGCCGTCGGCAGCAGCCTGTCGGGCACGGCGGGTGCGAACGTCAGCCTGGGCCTGCTGCCCTGGTCGAGCGCGCAGAGCAGCCTGCGGGCGTCCGAACGCAGCCTCGCGCTGGCCCAGGCGAATCTGCGCGACGCGACCCTGAGTACGCAGCTGAACGTCGCGCAGGCGTACTTCTCGGCCGCGCTCGCCACGCAGGACATCACCCTGGCCACGCGTACGCTGGAGCTGCGGCAGCGGCAGCTGACCGTCGCGCAGACCCAGCAGGCCGCCGGGAACGCCACCGCCGAGACGGTCCTGAACGCCCAGAACGCCGTGCAGACCGCGCAGAGCAGCCTGACGCAGGCGCAGGCCAGCCTGGACAGCGCCCGCCGCACCCTGGACGCCACGCTGGGCACCACCCTGGGCGGCGTGACCTTCAGCACCCGGCCGGACGACACCCTGACCCTCCCGGACCTGAGCGCCCTGGTCGCCCGCGCCCGCACGGGCAGCAGCGACGTGATCAGCGCGCAGAACGCCCTGGCGAGCGCGCAGGAGACCCTGGAGGCCGACCAGCGGGACGCCCGCCTGCCCGACCTGACCGCCAGCGTCGGCTACGGCGGCGGCGCCGCCGGGACGGTCAGCGCCACGCTGAACGTCAGGCAGGGTACCCTGGGCGGCAGTTACAGCCTGCCGCTGGGCGACCGCGCGGGGGGCAGTGCGAGCCGCCTGACCGCCAGCGTCAGCGGCTCGTACGTCGTGTACTCACCCGCCCAGCAGGCCGCGCTGAGCGCCGCGCAGGCCAGCGTCACCCAGGCGGGGCTTGCCCTGACGGTCGCGCAGCAGAACGCCGAACTGGACGTCCGCAGCCGCTTCGTGACCGTGCAGACCAACCTGAACGCCGTGCAGACCCGCGCCGCGCAGGTGCAGGCCGCGGGGCTGGCCGTGCAGACCGCCCAGGCCCGCCTGGATGCCGGGACTGGCACTGCCGACGACCTCGCCGCCGCCACGCTCAGTCTCGCGCAGGCGGAGCGGGACCTGCTGTCCGCCCGCATCACCGCCCAGCTGAGCCTGACCCAGCTTCTCAACGCCGCCGGAGGCCCCCAATGA
- a CDS encoding response regulator transcription factor — MSALILIVEDEPQLAEVLEAYARQEGYRTERAADGNAALSVYRAASPDLILLDVMLPGRSGLDVLKTVRAEGGTPVILVTARAEETDQIVGLELGADDYVVKPFRPREVMARVKAVLRRATALLDDADRPLRVGPLEVDRRAVVARVHGETLSLTPAEFRLLSQLAEAPGRAYTREELLAAALPDSDALERVVDAHLASVRRKLDAAQAGGLLHTVRGVGYRLEAAG, encoded by the coding sequence ATGAGTGCCCTGATCCTGATCGTCGAGGACGAACCCCAGCTGGCGGAGGTGCTGGAGGCCTACGCCCGCCAGGAGGGCTACCGCACCGAACGCGCCGCCGACGGCAACGCCGCCCTGAGCGTGTACCGCGCCGCCAGCCCGGACCTGATCCTGCTGGACGTGATGCTGCCGGGCCGCAGCGGCCTGGACGTCCTGAAGACCGTGCGGGCCGAGGGCGGCACGCCCGTGATCCTCGTGACGGCCCGCGCCGAGGAGACCGACCAGATCGTGGGGCTGGAACTCGGCGCGGACGACTACGTGGTCAAACCGTTCCGCCCGCGCGAGGTGATGGCGCGCGTGAAGGCCGTGCTGCGCCGCGCGACCGCCCTGCTCGACGATGCGGACCGCCCGCTGAGGGTGGGTCCGCTGGAGGTGGACCGCCGCGCGGTCGTGGCGCGCGTACACGGCGAGACCCTGAGCCTCACCCCAGCCGAGTTCCGCCTGCTGTCGCAGCTGGCCGAGGCGCCGGGCCGCGCGTACACCCGCGAGGAACTGCTCGCGGCGGCCCTGCCGGACAGTGACGCGCTGGAACGCGTCGTGGACGCGCACCTCGCCAGCGTGCGCCGCAAACTGGACGCCGCGCAGGCCGGGGGGCTGCTGCACACCGTGCGGGGCGTCGGGTACCGCCTGGAGGCCGCCGGATGA
- a CDS encoding cell wall metabolism sensor histidine kinase WalK, protein MTPPAGKPQRTQPLAVTLLLAMLLVVLVAVGSTFYFSNLVVKREFERLPSGVRQMLRDQHAAALRGEVLTPTPPLPVIRTGSAADAYLDPFDSSPDVGGVVKQASGEDAVVTNGKRPRNLWVSDGKPPPRSRAQDFLRDVQRSLLQVGLVAAAVSALLAFLISRRVARPVSAVSGAAARLASGDLSARAPVLGGEREIAALAHAFNDMAENLQALERERQQAVADIAHELRTPIAVIQARLDALEDGVYPLHPEQITLLSTQTQLLTRLVGDLRTLTLADAGRLALDPRPLDLGALGREVVQALQDRATALGLTLGVQAEPALTHADRDRVRQITTNLVDNALRHARSRVHVRVETRGEQVVLHVEDDGPGIPEGSREAVFTRFTRLDASRSRDTGGSGLGLAIVRALAAAHGGQAALAASKGLGGAHFTVTLPGGTD, encoded by the coding sequence ATGACGCCGCCCGCCGGGAAGCCGCAGCGCACGCAGCCGCTGGCGGTGACGCTGCTGCTGGCGATGCTGCTGGTGGTGCTCGTGGCGGTGGGCAGCACCTTCTACTTCTCGAACCTAGTGGTGAAGCGCGAGTTCGAGCGGCTGCCCAGCGGCGTGCGGCAGATGCTGCGCGATCAGCACGCAGCCGCCCTGCGCGGCGAGGTGCTGACCCCCACGCCGCCCCTGCCCGTGATCCGCACCGGCAGCGCCGCCGACGCATATCTGGACCCCTTCGACAGCAGTCCGGACGTGGGCGGCGTCGTGAAGCAGGCCAGCGGGGAGGACGCGGTCGTCACGAACGGCAAGCGGCCCCGCAACCTGTGGGTCAGTGACGGCAAACCGCCGCCCCGCAGCCGCGCGCAGGACTTCCTGCGGGACGTGCAGCGCAGCCTCCTGCAGGTGGGACTGGTCGCGGCGGCGGTGTCGGCGCTGCTGGCGTTCCTGATCTCGCGCCGGGTGGCACGCCCCGTCTCGGCGGTGTCGGGCGCGGCGGCGCGGCTGGCCAGCGGCGACCTGAGTGCCCGGGCGCCCGTACTGGGCGGCGAGCGGGAGATCGCGGCGCTGGCGCACGCCTTCAACGACATGGCCGAGAACCTCCAGGCGCTGGAACGCGAGCGGCAGCAGGCGGTGGCGGACATCGCGCATGAACTGCGCACCCCGATCGCCGTGATCCAGGCCCGCCTGGACGCGCTGGAGGACGGCGTGTACCCGCTGCATCCTGAGCAGATCACGCTGCTGAGCACGCAGACGCAGCTGCTCACGCGGCTGGTCGGGGACCTGCGCACCCTGACCCTGGCGGACGCCGGGCGTCTGGCGCTGGACCCGCGCCCGCTGGACCTGGGCGCCCTGGGCCGCGAGGTCGTGCAGGCGCTGCAGGACCGCGCCACCGCACTGGGCCTGACGCTGGGCGTGCAGGCCGAACCGGCCCTCACGCACGCCGACCGGGACCGCGTGCGGCAGATCACCACGAACCTCGTGGACAACGCCCTGAGGCACGCCCGCAGCCGCGTGCACGTGCGCGTGGAAACGCGCGGCGAGCAGGTCGTGCTGCACGTCGAGGACGACGGCCCCGGCATCCCCGAGGGCAGCCGCGAGGCGGTGTTCACGCGTTTCACGCGTCTGGACGCCAGCCGCTCCCGCGACACGGGCGGCAGTGGCCTGGGACTGGCGATCGTGCGGGCGCTGGCCGCCGCGCACGGGGGGCAGGCGGCGCTGGCCGCCTCCAAGGGGCTGGGCGGCGCGCACTTCACGGTGACCCTGCCGGGGGGGACAGACTGA